In Salvelinus namaycush isolate Seneca chromosome 17, SaNama_1.0, whole genome shotgun sequence, one genomic interval encodes:
- the LOC120061930 gene encoding protocadherin alpha-8-like, which yields MGRRRQRERVWIQCVALLCLFDWSAAQISYSVSEEVDKGTFVGNLAKDLNLNVQELESRGLRIVSGQSKRYFQANLKTGILFVNERIDREELCPNTVKCSLNIEAILSHPMLLHRIEVTILDINDNSPSFNKKFSTFNISESSYPGERYPLPIANDADTGSNSVNSYKLSPNEHFSLDVQSGGEQSVSAELVLQKALDREKQPVIQLTLTAIDGGKPPRSGTLPIVVNVIDVNDNSPTFSKPLYKASVPEIVPFGTTVVTLSATDLDDGINGRLVYSFIERGNTNPADMFALNQDTGEITVKGNLDHEKNAAYEIRVQATDQGSSPRSGYCKVLVEVIDVNDNAPEITVTSLMSPVKEDAEIGTVVALVTVIDKDGGKNGLTYSKLLGSVPFKLKSNYKNYYSLVVDGPLDRESESQYNVTITATDEGTPPLSSTSVITVHVSDVNDNAPLFSEPVINVYVKENSLLGDVIFTISAIDRDSEENSKMTYALLDKSVPISSSVNINSDTGDIISLQSFNYEEIQTFQFKVQATDSGVPPLSSNVTVNVFILDENDNSPGILAPYSEHGSVNTENVPYSAEAGYFVAKIRAVDADSGYNALLSYHISEPKGTNLFRIGTSTGELRTKRRMSDNDLKTHPLVVLVSDNGEPSLSATVSIDVVVVESTGEIQTQFRNLPRKEENFSDLNLYLLIAISSVSVIFLLSLISLIAVKCHRTEDSFRRYSAPVITTHPDGSWSYSKSTQQYDVSFSSDTLKSDVVVFPAPYPPADAELISINGNDTFNRTQTLPNKEEVRSTPKQAYFL from the coding sequence ATGGGTCGTCGAAGACAAAGAGAACGCGTTTGGATTCAGTGCGTCGCGTTGCTTTGTTTATTTGACTGGTCTGCAGCGCAGATCTCTTACTCCGTTTCAGAGGAGGTGGACAAAGGCACGTTTGTGGGGAATCTCGCTAAGGATTTAAACCTTAATGTTCAGGAACTGGAGTCGAGGGGTCTGAGGATTGTATCAGGACAGAGTAAGAGGTATTTCCAGGCTAATTTGAAAACAGGGATTCTATTCGTTAACGAGAGAATAGACCGAGAGGAGCTTTGTCCGAATACGGTTAAGTGCTCTTTAAATATAGAGGCCATATTGAGCCATCCTATGCTTCTCCACCGTATTGAGGTCACTATTTTAGACATCAATGACAATTCTCCATCATTTAATAAAAAGTTTTCTACGTTTAACATATCTGAATCTTCATACCCTGGGGAGCGATATCCACTACCAATTGCGAATGACGCAGATACGGGCAGTAATTCGGTAAACAGCTACAAGCTGAGCCCGAATGAACACTTCTCCCTGGATGTACAGAGCGGTGGAGAGCAGAGTGTGTCTGCTGAGTTAGTGCTGCAGAAAGCTTTAGACCGAGAGAAACAGCCCGTTATCCAGCTCACACTGACCGCTATAGATGGAGGAAAACCTCCTAGATCCGGGACCTTGCCTATTGTTGTGAATGTCATAGATGTTAATGATAATTCACCCACTTTTAGCAAGCCGTTATATAAGGCCAGTGTGCCTGAGATTGTGCCTTTTGGGACTACAGTGGTAACACTCAGTGCTACTGATTTAGATGACGGAATCAACGGTAGACTTGTGTATTCATTTATTGAGCGGGGGAATACAAATCCTGCTGATATGTTCGCCCTGAATCAAGACACAGGTGAAATTACTGTTAAAGGGAATTTGGATCACGAGAAAAACGCTGCATATGAAATACGTGTACAAGCAACGGACCAAGGCTCCTCGCCTCGCAGTGGTTATTGTAAAGTGTTAGTAGAAGTTATTGATGTCAATGACAATGCTCCTGAAATCACAGTAACATCACTTATGAGCCCAGTGAAAGAGGATGCTGAGATAGGGACCGTGGTCGCCTTGGTAACAGTGATAGATAAAGACGGAGGGAAAAATGGCCTAACTTACTCTAAACTTCTTGGGTCTGTTCCTTTTAAATTAAAGTCCAACTATAAAAACTATTATTCCTTAGTGGTCGATGGGCCTCTTGACAGAGAGAGTGAATCTCAGTACAATGTCACTATCACGGCTACGGATGAAGGGACCCCGCCTCTCTCCAGCACCAGCGTTATTACTGTACACGTTTCTGATGTGAATGACAACGCTCCTCTCTTCTCAGAACCCGTGATTAATGTTTATGTGAAAGAGAACAGTCTGTTAGGAGACGTCATTTTTACGATTTCAGCTATTGATCGAGATTCCGAAGAAAACTCAAAGATGACATATGCATTATTAGATAAAAGTGTTCCAATATCATCATCTGTAAATATCAACTCAGATACTGGAGATATAATCAGTCTGCAGTCTTTTAACTATGAGGAGATACAAACTTTCCAGTTCAAAGTTCAGGCCACAGACTCTGGTGTTCCTCCACTCAGCAGCAACGTGACTGTGAACGTTTTTATCCTGGATGAGAATGACAACAGTCCTGGGATTCTCGCGCCCTATTCTGAACACGGCTCCGTTAACACTGAGAACGTTCCCTATTCTGCTGAAGCGGGCTACTTTGTGGCCAAGATCAGGGCTGTAGACGCCGACTCTGGCTACAATGCGCTGCTTTCATATCACATCTCTGAGCCCAAGGGAACCAACCTCTTCCGAATCGGAACCAGCACCGGGGAACTAAGGACTAAGAGGCGAATGAGTGACAATGACCTGAAAACTCACCCGTTGGTCGTGTTGGTTTCTGATAACGGAGAACCCTCACTGTCAGCGACTGTGTCTATTGATGTAGTGGTGGTTGAAAGTACAGGTGAAATCCAGACTCAATTCAGAAATTTGCCGAGAAAGGAGGAGAACTTCTCTGATTTGAACCTGTATTTGCTGATCGCTATTTCCTCGGTGTCAGTGATATTTTTACTGAGCCTCATCAGTTTAATAGCTGTAAAATGCCACAGGACAGAGGACAGTTTCAGAAGGTACAGCGCCCCAGTGATCACCACACACCCTGACGGAAGCTGGTCTTACTCTAAATCTACTCAGCAGTATGACGTGAGTTTCAGCTCAGACACACTGAAGAGTGACGTAGTGGTTTTCCCCGCTCCGTATCCACCTGCAGATGCAGAACTGATCAGTATTAATGGAAATGACACGTTTAACAGGACTCAGACATTACCCAACAAAGAGGAGGTAAGATCTACACCTAAACAGGCCTATTTTCTATAA
- the LOC120061931 gene encoding protocadherin beta-3-like, giving the protein MGRRRQRERVWIQCVALLCLFDWSAAQISYSVSEEVDKGTFVGNLAKDLNLNVHELESRGLMIVSGHSKSYFEANLKTGIMFVEERIDREELCPNTVKCSLNIEAILSHPTQLHRVEIDILDINDNAPSFLERIHILNITEAAFPGERYPLPIANDADTGSNSVNSYKLSPNEHFSLDVQSGGEQSLSAELVLQKALDREKQPVIQLTLTAIDGGKPPRSGTLLITVNVEDVNDNAPSFSKPLYKVSVPENVSSGTAIITLTATDLDEGVNSEIMYSLIGRGSLSHSDTFAINSDTGIITVKKTMDHEVTAAYEIRAEAMDRGHSSRKTYCKVLVEVIDVNDNVPEISVTSLISPVNEDAEIGTVVALVTVTDKDGGKNGLTNCKLIGSVPFKLKSNYKNYYTLVVDGPLDRESASQYNVTITATDEGTPPLSSTSVITVQVSDVNDNAPRFSEPVINIYVKENSPVGDVIYTMSAFDPDSDENAKMTYSLLNTSVPISSSVNINSDNGDIISLQSFNYEEIQTFQFKVQATDSGVPPLSSNVTVNVFILDENDNSPGILAPYSEHGSVNTENVPYSAEAGYFVAKIRAVDADSGYNALLSYHISEPKGTNLFRIGTSTGELRTKRRMSDNDLKTHPLVVLVSDNGEPSLSATVSIDVVVVESTGEIQTQFRNVPRKEENFSDLNLDLLIAIASVSVIFLLSLISLIAVKCHRTEDSFRRYSAPMITTHPDGSWSYSKSTQQYDVCYSSDTLKSDVVVFPAPYPPADAELISINGNDTFNRTQTLPNKEEFKVQATDSGVPPLRSNVTVNVFILDENDNSPGILAPYSEHGSVNTENVPYSAEAGYFVAKIRAVDADSGYNALLSYHISEPKGTNLFRIGTSTGELRTKRRMSDNDLKTHPLVVLVSDNGEPSLSATVSIDVVVVESTGEIQTQFRNVPRKEENFSDLNLYLLIAIASVSVIFLLSLISLIAVKCHRTDDSFRRYSAPMITTHPDGSWSYSKSTQQYDVCFSSDTLKSDVVVFPAPYPPADAELISINGNDTFNRTQTLPNKEEVRSVHK; this is encoded by the exons ATGGGTCGTCGAAGACAAAGAGAACGCGTTTGGATTCAGTGCGTCGCGTTGCTTTGTTTATTTGACTGGTCTGCAGCGCAGATCTCTTACTCCGTTTCAGAGGAGGTGGACAAAGGCACGTTTGTGGGGAATCTGGCTAAGGATTTAAACCTTAATGTTCACGAACTGGAGTCGAGGGGTCTAATGATTGTATCAGGACATAGTAAGAGCTATTTCGAGGCTAATTTGAAGACAGGAATTATGTTCGTTGAGgagagaatagacagagaggagctTTGTCCAAATACGGTGAAGTGCTCCTTAAATATAGAAGCTATATTGAGCCATCCTACCCAGCTCCACCGGGTTGAAATTGATATTTTAGACATAAATGATAATGCTCCATCTTTCCTCGAAAGAATACATATACTTAATATCACCGAGGCGGCATTTCCTGGTGAGCGATATCCACTACCGATAGCGAATGACGCAGATACGGGCAGTAACTCGGTAAACAGCTACAAGCTGAGCCCGAATGAACACTTTTCCCTGGATGTACAGAGCGGTGGAGAGCAGAGTTTGTCTGCTGAGTTAGTGCTGCAGAAAGCTTTAGACCGAGAGAAACAGCCTGTTATCCAGCTCACACTGACCGCTATAGATGGAGGAAAACCTCCAAGATCCGGGACATTACTGATCACAGTAAATGTGGAAGACGTTAATGATAATGCACCTTCATTTAGCAAACCGCTTTATAAGGTTAGTGTTCCTGAAAACGTTTCATCTGGTACAGCAATAATAACTCTCACCGCGACGGATCTTGACGAGGGCGTAAATAGCGAGATTATGTACTCACTGATAGGTCGAGGTAGTTTAAGCCACTCCGATACATTTGCTATAAATTCAGATACAGGTATAATTACTGTTAAGAAAACTATGGACCATGAGGTAACTGCCGCCTATGAAATTCGGGCTGAGGCGATGGACCGAGGGCACTCCTCACGGAAAACGTATTGCAAAGTGTTAGTAGAAGTTATTGATGTCAATGACAATGTCCCTGAAATATCAGTGACGTCCCTCATCAGCCCAGTCAACGAGGATGCTGAGATAGGGACAGTGGTTGCCTTGGTGACAGTAACTGATAAAGATGGAGGTAAAAACGGCCTCACCAATTGTAAGCTTATTGGGTCTGTTCCATTCAAATTGAAATCGAACTACAAAAACTATTATACATTAGTGGTTGATGGGCCTCTTGACAGAGAGAGTGCTTCTCAGTATAATGTCACCATCACAGCTACGGATGAAGGGACCCCGCCTCTCTCCAGCACCAGCGTTATTACTGTGCAGGTTTCTGATGTAAATGACAACGCTCCTCGCTTCTCAGAACCTGTGATTAATATTTATGTGAAAGAGAACAGTCCGGTAGGAGACGTCATTTATACGATGTCTGCTTTTGACCCAGATTCAGATGAAAATGCAAAGATGACGTATTCATTATTAAATACAAGTGTTCCAATATCATCATCTGTAAATATAAACTCAGATAATGGAGATATAATCAGTCTGCAGTCTTTTAACTATGAGGAGATACAAACTTTCCAGTTCAAGGTTCAGGCCACAGACTCTGGTGTTCCTCCACTCAGCAGCAACGTGACTGTGAACGTTTTTATCCTGGATGAGAATGACAACAGTCCTGGGATTCTCGCGCCCTATTCTGAACACGGCTCCGTTAACACTGAGAACGTTCCCTATTCTGCTGAAGCGGGCTACTTTGTGGCCAAGATCAGGGCTGTAGACGCCGACTCTGGCTACAATGCGCTGCTTTCTTATCACATCTCTGAGCCCAAGGGAACCAACCTCTTCCGAATCGGAACCAGCACCGGGGAACTGAGGACTAAGAGGAGAATGAGTGACAATGACCTGAAAACTCACCCGTTGGTAGTGTTGGTTTCTGATAACGGAGAACCCTCACTGTCAGCGACTGTGTCTATTGATGTAGTGGTGGTTGAAAGTACAGGTGAAATCCAGACTCAATTCAGAAATGTGCCGAGAAAGGAGGAGAACTTCTCTGATTTGAACCTGGATTTGCTGATCGCCATTGCCTCCGTGTCAGTGATATTTTTACTGAGCCTCATCAGTTTAATAGCTGTAAAATGCCACAGGACAGAGGACAGTTTCAGAAGGTACAGCGCCCCAATGATCACCACACACCCTGACGGAAGCTGGTCTTACTCTAAATCTACTCAGCAGTATGACGTGTGTTACAGTTCAGACACACTGAAGAGTGACGTAGTGGTTTTCCCCGCTCCGTATCCACCTGCAGATGCAGAACTGATCAGTATTAATGGAAATGACACGTTTAACAGGACTCAGACATTACCCAACAAAGAGGAG TTTAAAGTTCAGGCCACAGACTCTGGTGTTCCTCCACTCAGAAGCAACGTGACTGTGAACGTTTTTATCCTGGATGAGAATGACAACAGTCCTGGGATTCTCGCGCCCTATTCTGAACACGGCTCCGTTAACACTGAGAACGTTCCCTATTCTGCTGAAGCGGGCTACTTTGTGGCCAAGATCAGGGCTGTAGACGCCGACTCTGGCTACAATGCGCTGCTTTCTTATCACATCTCTGAGCCCAAGGGAACCAACCTCTTCCGAATCGGAACCAGCACCGGGGAACTGAGGACTAAGAGGCGAATGAGTGACAATGACCTGAAAACTCACCCGTTGGTCGTGTTGGTTTCTGATAACGGAGAACCCTCACTGTCAGCGACTGTGTCTATTGATGTAGTGGTGGTTGAAAGTACAGGTGAAATCCAGACTCAATTCAGAAATGTGCCGAGAAAGGAGGAGAACTTCTCTGATTTGAACCTGTATTTGCTGATCGCCATTGCCTCGGTGTCAGTGATATTTTTACTGAGCCTCATCAGTTTAATAGCTGTAAAATGCCACAGGACAGACGACAGTTTCAGAAGGTACAGCGCCCCAATGATCACCACACACCCTGACGGAAGCTGGTCTTACTCTAAATCTACTCAGCAGTATGACGTGTGTTTCAGCTCAGACACACTGAAGAGTGACGTAGTGGTTTTCCCCGCTCCGTATCCACCTGCAGATGCAGAACTGATCAGTATTAACGGAAATGACACGTTTAACAGGACTCAGACATTACCCAACAAAGAGGAGGTAAGATCTGTACACAAATGA